In the Leptospira sp. WS4.C2 genome, one interval contains:
- a CDS encoding ferric reductase-like transmembrane domain-containing protein codes for MNKIKIAWWFSLLVLSAVWIVTDPGIFTTREVIPLRNLLVQYSGILAVGWMSLAICLSARPKFSETWFGGLDKMYRLHKWLGISVVVVSFFHWCMSKAPKWATELGLLVHRKRGPRPQATNQFKEWLLSHRGLAETVGEWMFYGTLILIGIALFKKISYRSFYKTHRLFALIYLGLVFHTIILTKISYWISPVGLVIMPLLAGGVVSAFLSLFKKIGILRLGYGKIESIEYFPGVKALEVVIKDIRGWGGHKPGQFAFVTSQIEEGHHPFTIASSWKASDAKITFIIKELGDYTGSLKDSLQVGQTMWIEGPYGCFTFDDNCPTQVWLSGGVGITPFIARMKYLSETKTSTTQTIYLFHSAAQADEGAFAKLTADAKSAGVHLHIFVDVQGDRLSGEKIRELVEDWRESSFWFCGPLGLGNALGADFAKTGEPIDHRFHQELFDMR; via the coding sequence ATGAATAAAATTAAAATAGCTTGGTGGTTCAGCCTTCTTGTCCTTAGTGCTGTCTGGATTGTTACCGACCCTGGCATTTTCACTACTAGGGAAGTCATTCCTCTAAGAAATCTTTTGGTTCAGTATAGCGGAATTTTGGCAGTGGGCTGGATGAGCCTTGCCATTTGTTTGTCGGCAAGGCCTAAGTTTTCTGAAACCTGGTTCGGCGGTCTCGATAAGATGTATCGCCTTCACAAGTGGCTAGGAATCAGTGTCGTAGTAGTAAGCTTCTTCCATTGGTGTATGAGTAAAGCCCCGAAGTGGGCTACAGAACTTGGACTGCTTGTGCATCGTAAAAGAGGTCCAAGACCCCAGGCCACCAATCAGTTCAAAGAATGGCTCTTAAGTCATCGCGGTTTGGCGGAGACTGTTGGAGAATGGATGTTTTACGGAACTCTCATCCTCATCGGGATTGCGCTGTTTAAAAAAATATCATACAGATCTTTTTATAAAACCCATCGACTTTTTGCTCTCATCTATCTTGGACTTGTTTTTCATACCATAATCCTGACAAAAATTTCCTATTGGATTTCGCCAGTGGGTCTAGTCATAATGCCTCTGTTAGCGGGAGGTGTCGTTTCCGCTTTCCTATCGCTCTTTAAGAAAATCGGGATTCTTCGGCTAGGTTACGGTAAAATTGAAAGCATCGAATATTTTCCAGGTGTCAAAGCACTCGAAGTTGTGATCAAAGATATTCGGGGATGGGGTGGGCACAAGCCAGGTCAATTTGCTTTCGTGACCTCTCAAATTGAAGAGGGACATCACCCCTTTACAATAGCTTCCTCTTGGAAAGCAAGTGATGCCAAGATTACTTTCATCATAAAGGAGTTAGGTGACTACACAGGAAGTCTCAAAGATTCGCTTCAAGTGGGACAAACAATGTGGATAGAGGGGCCTTACGGCTGTTTTACTTTCGATGACAATTGTCCCACGCAAGTCTGGCTCTCAGGAGGTGTCGGAATCACCCCATTTATTGCAAGGATGAAATATCTCTCTGAAACCAAAACCTCTACTACTCAAACCATTTACCTTTTTCATTCGGCTGCCCAAGCAGATGAAGGTGCATTTGCAAAGCTGACGGCCGATGCAAAATCGGCTGGGGTTCACCTGCATATCTTCGTAGATGTCCAAGGTGATCGTCTGAGCGGAGAAAAAATCCGCGAATTGGTAGAAGACTGGCGGGAGTCTAGTTTCTGGTTTTGTGGACCTCTTGGACTTGGAAATGCGTTGGGGGCAGATTTTGCAAAAACAGGAGAGCCCATCGATCATCGTTTCCACCAGGAACTTTTCGACATGCGTTAG
- a CDS encoding c-di-GMP phosphodiesterase — MSDTPLIPTDQLAKFEFNDDLLSSYRKSKQIPLDLYDRTGKLIMAKKKNATEEDFGKLLKIELQGAYCLTSDSKQLRVISGDTTDPRNTKLFDPDKMTEFAKQTESLILELKKESFNSDHALRVHKSIGKVLDDFTSNPDFESGLFNILEILNHAGVPVESELMTKRTIVAMGMKVRTKKIGVGDDNKPNKKDHLSVMTASFLADIGYSKILLPDKPNLTKEEYKTIQQHPIISYLMTLAAPEITQEIRTLVLNHHRPFRGNAINNNFPDNNTVFRKLMVIRDKFIKDPSKKMIVADIDAQLRIQESNVNSVNFEEDIAILSLASEYASLTTNQPWRPAFSSATALKMIVNDSFFSYSNRNIRHLLDYVGASLTNNQNIINVGNYVITASIDSEKQVHFDICKILEVDRFQTRPKIQRICTIKPLFKKGIKYRIADFDINEIRMDKRRAVIDLAGHTSSTQRIIYIIDPEMNAPLYDAVTKMDIA; from the coding sequence TTGAGCGATACTCCTTTAATTCCCACTGACCAACTTGCTAAATTTGAATTCAATGATGATCTTTTGAGTAGTTATCGTAAGAGCAAACAAATCCCACTCGATCTTTATGATCGAACGGGAAAACTCATTATGGCAAAAAAGAAAAATGCAACGGAAGAGGATTTTGGTAAACTTCTAAAGATTGAGTTGCAAGGAGCCTATTGCCTTACCTCTGACTCAAAACAATTGCGAGTCATATCGGGAGATACCACAGACCCTCGCAACACAAAACTTTTTGATCCAGACAAAATGACTGAATTTGCAAAACAGACCGAATCATTGATTTTAGAATTAAAAAAAGAATCATTCAATTCGGATCATGCACTCCGAGTTCACAAATCAATCGGAAAAGTTTTAGATGACTTCACAAGCAATCCAGATTTTGAATCAGGGCTATTTAATATATTAGAAATTTTAAATCATGCTGGTGTACCAGTGGAATCTGAGTTAATGACCAAACGAACGATTGTTGCTATGGGTATGAAAGTTCGAACCAAAAAGATTGGTGTAGGTGATGATAACAAACCTAATAAAAAAGACCATCTTTCTGTAATGACAGCTAGTTTTCTGGCAGATATAGGTTATTCAAAAATATTACTTCCAGACAAACCTAATTTGACCAAAGAAGAATACAAGACAATCCAACAACATCCCATTATCAGTTATTTAATGACTCTCGCAGCACCAGAAATCACACAAGAGATTCGAACTCTTGTTTTGAACCACCATCGACCGTTTCGAGGTAATGCAATTAACAATAACTTCCCTGACAATAATACTGTTTTTAGAAAACTTATGGTAATCAGGGATAAGTTCATCAAAGATCCAAGTAAAAAAATGATTGTGGCAGATATTGATGCACAACTTCGAATCCAAGAATCGAATGTAAACTCTGTCAATTTTGAAGAAGATATCGCAATTTTGTCCCTTGCTAGTGAATATGCAAGTTTAACAACCAACCAACCTTGGCGTCCAGCATTCAGTTCTGCAACAGCTTTGAAAATGATTGTTAATGATTCGTTTTTTTCCTACAGCAATCGAAACATTCGTCACTTACTTGATTATGTCGGCGCAAGCTTAACCAATAACCAAAATATCATCAACGTAGGTAATTACGTCATCACTGCCTCTATTGATTCGGAAAAACAAGTTCATTTTGATATCTGCAAAATACTAGAAGTCGATCGCTTCCAAACTCGACCAAAGATCCAAAGGATCTGTACCATCAAACCTTTGTTTAAAAAAGGGATTAAATACAGAATTGCCGATTTTGATATCAACGAAATTCGTATGGACAAACGCCGAGCGGTAATTGACCTCGCAGGTCATACTTCAAGTACACAAAGGATCATTTACATCATTGATCCAGAAATGAACGCACCTCTTTACGATGCTGTCACAAAGATGGACATTGCATAA